A region from the uncultured Sunxiuqinia sp. genome encodes:
- a CDS encoding S41 family peptidase, with amino-acid sequence MNIKKTNVYMPILIAVSVIIGIVLGNSLTKIQAPSSQNFLPQRANKLSTIVELINEAYVDSVSTNELVEKTIPELLKNLDPHTAYIPAKDMQEVHEEMQGNFGGIGVQFSIHNDTVQVVDVVSGGPSYQLGILAGDRIVTVNDSVIAGVNINNTDVLNVLRGEKGTKVAVGIKRRGIPELIDFEITRGDIPIYSIDVSYMIDDVTGFVKVNRFAEKTHEEFVEAVEKLTNSGAQKIIVDLRGNPGGYLMAVVNMVNEFLDKGKLIVYTEGNSQPRKTYNATKSGVALDKEIIVLIDEYSASASEIFAGAIQDNDRGLVVGRRSFGKGLVQEQIPFRDGSALRLTVARYYTPSGRCIQKPYVEGDQLDYYHDIVDRAEHGEFQVADSIQFADSLKYETIGGRIVYGGGGVMPDYFVAADTSGYSDYYSKITQKALVYHFAYQYSDNNRELLNELKTAKEFDNYLDDAKILDQFLVYASKEGLETDRKGLAKSGKIIETQIKAYIARNIIGEEGFFPIIKDIDETLQRAIQLSQSKKQLSQLLAVTK; translated from the coding sequence ATGAATATAAAAAAGACAAATGTTTACATGCCGATCTTAATTGCTGTATCAGTAATTATTGGTATTGTACTTGGCAATAGTTTGACCAAAATACAGGCTCCGTCATCACAAAACTTCCTTCCTCAGCGAGCCAATAAGTTGAGCACCATTGTTGAATTAATAAATGAGGCATATGTTGATTCAGTCTCAACGAACGAGTTGGTTGAAAAAACAATTCCGGAATTGCTGAAAAATTTAGATCCGCATACGGCCTATATTCCTGCTAAAGACATGCAGGAAGTTCATGAAGAGATGCAAGGAAACTTTGGTGGAATCGGTGTACAGTTTTCGATCCACAACGATACCGTGCAAGTGGTTGATGTCGTTTCCGGTGGCCCTTCATATCAATTAGGCATTTTAGCGGGCGATCGAATTGTGACAGTCAACGACTCAGTCATTGCAGGCGTTAACATCAATAATACAGATGTGTTGAATGTTCTTCGTGGCGAAAAAGGAACCAAAGTAGCTGTCGGCATCAAACGTCGGGGAATTCCAGAGCTGATCGATTTTGAAATCACACGCGGCGACATTCCAATTTACAGTATTGACGTAAGTTATATGATTGACGATGTAACCGGTTTTGTAAAAGTAAACCGCTTTGCTGAAAAGACACATGAAGAGTTTGTTGAAGCTGTTGAAAAACTAACCAACTCCGGAGCACAAAAAATTATCGTTGATTTACGTGGAAATCCCGGAGGTTACCTGATGGCAGTGGTCAATATGGTCAACGAATTTTTGGACAAAGGAAAACTAATTGTTTATACCGAAGGAAATTCACAGCCTCGCAAAACCTACAACGCCACGAAATCGGGTGTTGCTTTAGACAAAGAAATCATTGTTTTAATTGATGAATATTCGGCTTCCGCCAGCGAAATTTTTGCAGGAGCCATTCAGGATAACGACCGTGGATTAGTTGTTGGTCGTCGTTCTTTCGGAAAAGGACTGGTGCAAGAGCAAATTCCTTTCCGAGATGGTTCAGCACTCCGGCTAACTGTTGCCCGTTACTACACTCCTAGTGGTCGGTGTATTCAAAAACCCTATGTTGAAGGCGACCAGCTGGATTATTACCACGACATTGTGGACCGAGCCGAGCATGGTGAATTTCAAGTAGCTGATAGCATTCAATTCGCCGACTCCCTGAAGTATGAAACGATAGGTGGACGCATCGTTTATGGTGGTGGTGGCGTGATGCCCGACTATTTTGTGGCTGCCGATACATCCGGCTATTCCGATTACTATTCGAAGATTACGCAAAAAGCACTGGTTTATCATTTCGCATACCAATATAGCGATAACAACCGGGAATTATTAAATGAACTTAAAACAGCAAAAGAGTTCGATAATTACCTGGATGATGCTAAAATCTTGGATCAGTTTTTAGTGTATGCCAGCAAAGAAGGCTTGGAAACTGATCGAAAGGGCTTGGCAAAAAGTGGGAAAATTATTGAAACTCAAATAAAAGCCTACATCGCTCGCAATATTATCGGAGAGGAAGGATTCTTCCCAATTATTAAGGATATCGATGAAACATTGCAACGGGCAATTCAGCTTTCTCAGTCAAAAAAACAACTTAGTCAGTTACTTGCTGTAACAAAATAA
- a CDS encoding RNA polymerase sigma factor, giving the protein MTVEEYNQAVNLYADGIFRFVLKNIKDQEKARDIVQDSFEKLWMHKRTVDSCKIKSYLLSTAYHRTIDVIRKDQRQKRYDDLQLQDEGHDQQYSDIGEVLNQAIRLLPEDQRSVLMLRDYEGYSYKEISELTALSESQVKVYIYRARVFLKNYIGKLDVLV; this is encoded by the coding sequence ATGACGGTTGAAGAATATAACCAAGCAGTAAATCTTTATGCAGATGGAATTTTTCGATTTGTTTTGAAGAATATCAAAGACCAGGAAAAGGCACGTGATATTGTTCAGGATAGTTTCGAAAAGCTTTGGATGCATAAGCGAACGGTTGATTCATGCAAAATAAAATCATATTTATTATCCACGGCTTACCATCGAACAATTGATGTGATCCGAAAAGATCAGCGTCAAAAACGTTACGATGATCTGCAACTTCAAGATGAAGGGCATGATCAGCAATATTCTGATATTGGCGAAGTGCTGAATCAGGCCATTCGTTTGCTCCCGGAGGATCAGCGATCGGTACTGATGTTGCGCGACTATGAAGGTTATTCTTACAAAGAGATTAGCGAATTAACCGCTCTGAGTGAATCCCAGGTGAAGGTGTATATTTATCGAGCCCGGGTGTTTTTGAAGAATTATATTGGCAAATTAGATGTGCTTGTTTAA
- the pepE gene encoding dipeptidase PepE, translating to MKLLLLSNSTMPGEPYLGYPKNQIQQFLGDQKVKTLFIPYAAVSFSFDEYEQRVNESFQEIGHEVVGIHHFKNPVKGVEEAEAIVIGGGNTWQLVRMLHDQDLMEPIRQKVKAGTPYMGWSAGSNVACPSLRTTNDMPIIDPKGFNTINLVSFQINPHYLDANPEGHGGETREQRISEFLEINPNVYVVGLREGTMLKLEDNKLELIGERSTRIFIQGKAPHELKAGDDFSFLLKE from the coding sequence ATGAAATTATTACTTCTTAGCAACTCAACAATGCCCGGAGAACCGTATCTGGGGTATCCCAAAAATCAGATCCAACAGTTTTTAGGCGATCAAAAAGTAAAAACCTTATTCATTCCCTACGCGGCCGTTAGCTTTTCGTTTGACGAATATGAGCAAAGAGTAAATGAAAGCTTTCAGGAAATTGGGCACGAAGTCGTTGGTATTCATCACTTCAAAAATCCCGTAAAAGGAGTTGAAGAAGCTGAAGCTATTGTGATTGGCGGAGGAAATACTTGGCAGTTGGTTCGCATGTTGCACGATCAGGATTTGATGGAGCCGATTCGCCAGAAGGTGAAAGCCGGAACACCCTACATGGGGTGGAGTGCCGGATCGAATGTCGCTTGTCCATCGCTACGCACAACCAACGACATGCCCATTATTGATCCCAAGGGATTTAATACCATCAATCTGGTTTCATTTCAAATTAACCCACATTACCTCGATGCCAATCCTGAAGGACACGGTGGTGAAACCCGCGAACAGCGGATATCCGAGTTTTTGGAGATCAATCCCAATGTATACGTAGTTGGTTTACGCGAAGGAACCATGTTAAAACTGGAAGACAATAAGCTGGAGCTGATTGGCGAACGGTCGACCCGTATTTTTATTCAGGGTAAAGCGCCACACGAGTTAAAGGCTGGCGACGATTTTTCCTTTCTGTTAAAAGAATAG
- a CDS encoding outer membrane beta-barrel protein produces MKRAVITTLLIFFFAVALVAQDTTRVGKVVEVKEGPGRTEVGLFRDRIYIDDNDDNDTTHIRFGKRNIEIIEREGQTNINMHRDRFWEDDDKDKDNWKHNNFDGHWAGFELGVNGFYGANYLGVDEFMELNQPKSIEVNINFLEYNIALKENRIGLVTGMGWSMNNYRFDNPLTIEKVNGMIEPKPIDPDGFDKSKLTVSYLTIPLLLEFQVPVNRRSNYLFVQGGVIGGLNIGSHTKYKTDHTKSKDRGSFNINPFKYSLAGRIGLKDISLFATYSLSTFFKENKGPELFPFSIGIGLVNF; encoded by the coding sequence ATGAAAAGAGCAGTAATAACAACCCTGTTAATCTTCTTTTTCGCTGTGGCACTAGTTGCACAAGACACCACCAGAGTAGGAAAAGTAGTTGAAGTAAAAGAAGGACCCGGTAGAACTGAAGTGGGACTATTTAGAGATCGGATTTATATTGATGATAATGACGATAACGATACGACACATATACGGTTTGGAAAGCGAAATATTGAGATTATAGAGAGAGAGGGACAAACGAACATTAACATGCACCGTGACCGGTTTTGGGAAGATGATGATAAGGATAAAGACAACTGGAAACATAACAATTTTGACGGCCACTGGGCTGGTTTTGAACTGGGCGTAAATGGCTTTTACGGTGCAAATTACCTCGGAGTCGATGAATTCATGGAGCTCAATCAGCCAAAGTCGATTGAAGTGAATATTAACTTTTTAGAATATAATATTGCCTTAAAAGAGAATCGGATAGGACTGGTAACCGGCATGGGCTGGTCGATGAACAACTATCGCTTTGACAACCCGCTTACAATAGAAAAAGTGAATGGAATGATCGAGCCAAAGCCAATTGATCCTGACGGATTTGACAAATCAAAACTGACGGTTTCATATCTGACTATTCCGCTATTACTCGAATTTCAAGTTCCAGTTAACCGGCGAAGCAATTACCTGTTTGTTCAGGGAGGCGTGATTGGTGGCTTAAATATCGGTTCGCACACCAAGTATAAAACCGATCATACCAAGAGCAAAGATCGTGGAAGTTTCAACATCAATCCATTTAAATATTCTCTTGCCGGTCGGATTGGGCTAAAAGATATCAGCTTGTTTGCCACATATAGCCTGTCGACCTTCTTCAAAGAAAATAAAGGACCGGAGCTTTTTCCGTTCTCAATCGGAATTGGCTTGGTTAACTTCTAA
- a CDS encoding outer membrane beta-barrel protein, translated as MKHFTLILSLVACVFFVSAQPADTLQVKQSMSRRQPNIIQPHGVVTDGFNYWDDEFKGHWSGIYLGVNGFTNEDYSMYAEEDAGFLDVNLLRSTVLNLNLIQFSKSLQRTRNTIGLVTGLGLEIQTYFLDKKTSIEKGGYRIEPIEQFYDSKQKSKLSSTYLSAPLLVEFQVPLKEYGNRIYLAAGVVLQKRLSSHTKVKYRENGKKEKLKTPDDFYIHDFRFSGMVKIGYRFVNLYATLDLQPLFVTDKGPELYPFSIGLALFSF; from the coding sequence ATGAAACATTTTACTCTGATATTATCATTAGTGGCTTGCGTATTTTTCGTCAGCGCACAACCAGCAGATACATTGCAGGTTAAGCAGTCCATGTCACGCCGCCAGCCCAATATTATTCAACCACATGGTGTCGTAACGGATGGCTTTAATTACTGGGATGATGAATTCAAAGGTCATTGGTCGGGAATTTATCTGGGCGTAAATGGTTTTACCAATGAAGATTACTCGATGTATGCTGAAGAGGATGCCGGTTTTCTGGATGTCAACTTATTGCGATCTACCGTCTTGAATCTGAACCTGATCCAGTTTTCGAAAAGCTTGCAGCGAACCCGCAATACGATTGGACTGGTAACCGGATTGGGCCTGGAAATTCAAACTTACTTTCTCGATAAAAAAACAAGTATTGAAAAGGGAGGCTACCGCATTGAGCCAATCGAACAGTTTTATGATTCGAAACAAAAATCCAAGTTGTCGTCAACCTACCTTAGTGCTCCATTATTGGTTGAATTTCAGGTTCCTTTGAAAGAATATGGAAATCGAATTTATCTGGCTGCCGGAGTGGTTCTTCAAAAGCGATTGAGTTCGCATACAAAAGTGAAGTACCGCGAAAACGGGAAAAAGGAAAAGCTGAAAACACCGGATGATTTTTACATCCACGATTTTCGTTTTTCGGGCATGGTCAAAATTGGCTACCGCTTTGTCAACTTATATGCAACGCTTGATCTTCAACCATTATTTGTTACCGATAAAGGACCTGAATTATACCCATTTTCAATTGGATTAGCCTTATTTTCCTTTTAA
- a CDS encoding DUF427 domain-containing protein translates to MQRDQPETEKAIAKSQDFANVEGNSYFPIESLNKEYFKDGDTQTACHWSGTAFCDDREIDGKVNHNAVWFR, encoded by the coding sequence GTGCAACGAGATCAACCTGAAACGGAAAAAGCAATCGCTAAAAGTCAGGACTTCGCCAATGTGGAAGGAAACAGCTATTTTCCAATTGAATCATTAAATAAAGAATATTTTAAAGATGGCGACACTCAGACGGCTTGCCACTGGAGCGGAACCGCATTTTGCGATGACCGGGAAATTGATGGTAAGGTAAATCACAATGCCGTTTGGTTTCGCTGA
- a CDS encoding PAS domain S-box protein yields MESGNGGTTVKGHLNISEFFEIAELQKLQDLFSEVHQIASLITYPDGTPITQASNFSSLCSDVIRQTEKGARNCSRSDSVIGQYNTDGPTVRRCLSAGLWDAGVSMKVGDKHIANWLIGQVKGDDFDENSIVRYADKIGVDRGKFIRAYRDVTVMSESKFRKIAELLYVYVNQLTEKIHTKQLLVQANTEFEQITQSLSDIIWMGEWNTDTGEVVHSYISDVADELLLLPKDTIANSFDTFFSYILPEYIENVNVVLSKALQDQEKEYSIIYEIKKGNGEISWFESTGKSHKHGSAVRIVGVTKDLTESKKIKQQLKENEVRYRELAEHLPSGVAVYRPIEDGNDFVFVDFNSSAERITSTSKENIIGKKLSERFPNMAESPLFIAVRKVYETGEEAHIDPIYYSDSARSGWRENSIYKLPSGEIVAIFKDVTALKNAQDKLKRKNKKLKEAKRIAKQNAHRFKALHDASFGGIAIHDKAVILDCNFGLSKLSGYSHEELVGMNGLLLIAEESRELVMNNIIEGYEESYEVIAVKKNGERYPVRLEGRMIHYKGEKVRVVEFRDITERKKLEMEQIRKERLLNETGRIAKIGGWEFDVLTLKPYLSNEVKRIYGLPIDEELPEGTDILRNYPGESLKTIKKSLNQLIKTGTSYDIETPFISEKGEEKWVRSIGLAEKEHGKVVRLYGTIQDITDQIKQEQRNLRLSEAIEQSPVSIVVTDLKGRIEYVNPAFQKVTGYTQEEVIGEKTNLLSSGYHNSQFYKNLRSTLLSGESWQGEFCNKKKNGDLYWESARISPIKDKNGKTLNYLAIKEDITATKQMISDLKESKEKAEQSDRLKSAFLANMSHEIRTPMNSILGFIELIQIPDLNDDDRAEFSKVINESGERLLDTINDLIEYSKIEAGDIPLVIEEFRLAGVFEFQLNFFELIARKKGLDISLSISEDLQSTIVKTDRNKLNSILTNLMNNAIKFTNQGKVSFGFELEQNQVKCYVSDTGNGIPKEKIDAIFERFIQADLNLTRKYEGSGLGLAICKGYLEKMGGSIWVESEVGKGSTFYFTVNDNNGIS; encoded by the coding sequence ATGGAATCGGGAAATGGCGGGACGACGGTAAAGGGACATCTTAATATCAGCGAGTTTTTCGAGATTGCAGAACTCCAAAAGCTACAAGACTTATTCTCAGAGGTGCACCAGATTGCTTCATTAATTACTTATCCTGATGGGACTCCGATTACGCAAGCCTCTAATTTTTCTAGCTTGTGCTCCGATGTGATCCGGCAAACAGAAAAAGGGGCTCGCAATTGTTCCCGATCAGATTCTGTTATTGGACAGTACAATACCGATGGACCAACTGTTCGGAGATGCTTAAGTGCGGGATTATGGGACGCCGGGGTTAGCATGAAAGTTGGAGATAAACATATTGCAAACTGGTTAATTGGCCAGGTTAAAGGAGACGACTTTGACGAAAACAGCATTGTCAGGTATGCCGATAAAATCGGAGTTGACCGAGGAAAGTTCATTCGCGCTTATCGTGATGTCACTGTTATGAGCGAGTCCAAATTCCGGAAAATTGCTGAATTGCTTTATGTTTATGTAAATCAACTAACAGAAAAGATTCATACCAAACAACTTTTAGTTCAGGCAAATACTGAATTTGAACAGATTACCCAAAGCCTGTCCGATATTATCTGGATGGGCGAATGGAATACTGATACTGGCGAGGTAGTACATTCCTATATTTCAGATGTTGCCGACGAGCTTCTGTTACTTCCCAAAGATACAATAGCCAATAGTTTCGATACATTTTTCTCATATATACTACCAGAATATATAGAAAATGTAAATGTCGTTCTTTCAAAAGCATTACAAGATCAGGAGAAAGAATATTCCATTATTTATGAAATAAAAAAAGGGAATGGGGAAATTTCATGGTTCGAATCTACAGGTAAGAGTCATAAACATGGAAGTGCAGTAAGAATTGTTGGTGTTACGAAGGACCTCACGGAAAGTAAAAAGATAAAACAACAATTAAAAGAAAACGAAGTACGATACCGGGAACTAGCTGAGCATCTTCCTTCGGGGGTTGCGGTGTATCGACCAATAGAAGATGGCAACGATTTTGTTTTTGTCGATTTTAATTCATCTGCTGAAAGAATAACAAGTACCTCGAAAGAAAATATTATTGGAAAAAAGCTTTCTGAACGATTTCCCAACATGGCAGAATCTCCTCTATTCATAGCTGTCAGGAAAGTATACGAAACGGGAGAAGAAGCTCATATTGATCCTATTTATTATTCGGATAGTGCTAGAAGTGGATGGCGTGAAAACTCAATTTATAAGTTGCCAAGCGGCGAAATAGTCGCTATTTTTAAAGATGTGACTGCTCTTAAAAACGCGCAAGACAAACTGAAACGAAAAAACAAGAAACTAAAAGAAGCCAAGAGAATAGCGAAACAAAATGCTCATCGGTTTAAAGCATTGCATGATGCATCATTTGGGGGAATAGCCATCCACGACAAAGCCGTTATTCTGGATTGTAATTTCGGACTTTCGAAACTTTCGGGCTATTCGCATGAAGAATTAGTTGGCATGAACGGTTTGCTGCTAATTGCTGAAGAATCCCGGGAGTTAGTCATGAATAATATTATTGAAGGATATGAAGAATCATATGAGGTAATCGCTGTCAAAAAGAATGGTGAACGATATCCGGTGAGACTAGAAGGAAGAATGATTCACTACAAAGGTGAAAAAGTAAGAGTCGTTGAATTCAGAGACATAACCGAAAGAAAAAAACTCGAGATGGAACAAATAAGAAAGGAACGACTGCTTAATGAAACCGGGCGAATCGCAAAAATAGGAGGCTGGGAGTTTGATGTTCTGACATTGAAACCCTATTTATCAAACGAAGTCAAGCGGATATATGGACTTCCTATTGATGAGGAGCTTCCGGAAGGAACTGACATTCTTCGAAACTATCCTGGAGAAAGTTTGAAAACGATAAAGAAATCTCTAAATCAACTGATTAAAACAGGTACATCCTATGATATAGAAACTCCATTTATTAGCGAAAAAGGTGAAGAAAAATGGGTTCGATCAATTGGGCTGGCGGAGAAAGAACATGGAAAAGTTGTTCGACTTTATGGAACAATACAGGATATTACTGATCAAATTAAACAAGAACAGCGAAACTTGAGACTCAGCGAAGCGATTGAACAAAGCCCTGTAAGCATAGTCGTAACAGACCTGAAAGGAAGAATTGAATATGTGAATCCGGCGTTTCAAAAAGTTACCGGGTATACTCAAGAAGAAGTGATCGGGGAAAAAACGAACTTGTTGTCATCGGGCTATCACAATTCTCAATTCTACAAAAATTTGCGGAGTACATTATTGTCAGGAGAGAGTTGGCAAGGTGAGTTTTGTAATAAAAAGAAGAATGGAGATTTGTATTGGGAAAGTGCACGCATTTCTCCTATAAAAGACAAGAATGGCAAAACACTCAACTATCTGGCAATAAAAGAAGATATTACAGCGACTAAACAAATGATTAGTGATTTAAAAGAATCAAAAGAAAAGGCTGAGCAATCTGATCGATTGAAGTCAGCATTTCTGGCCAATATGAGTCATGAAATCAGAACTCCGATGAATAGTATCCTCGGCTTTATTGAGCTGATACAAATACCCGACTTAAATGATGATGATCGAGCTGAATTTTCGAAGGTTATTAATGAAAGTGGGGAACGACTTCTCGATACGATAAATGATTTAATCGAATATTCTAAGATTGAAGCAGGAGACATTCCTCTTGTTATTGAAGAGTTTAGGCTCGCTGGAGTTTTTGAATTTCAACTTAATTTTTTCGAACTAATTGCAAGAAAAAAAGGCTTGGATATTTCTCTGAGCATTTCGGAGGACCTGCAAAGTACGATTGTAAAAACAGATAGAAATAAGCTGAATTCGATTCTAACAAACCTCATGAACAATGCCATTAAGTTCACCAACCAAGGAAAGGTAAGTTTTGGTTTTGAATTGGAGCAGAATCAGGTGAAATGCTATGTTTCTGATACAGGAAACGGCATCCCTAAAGAGAAGATTGACGCGATTTTTGAACGCTTCATACAGGCTGATTTGAATTTGACGAGGAAATACGAAGGATCCGGACTTGGCTTGGCAATTTGCAAAGGATATTTGGAGAAGATGGGGGGAAGTATCTGGGTAGAATCAGAAGTCGGGAAAGGAAGTACATTTTACTTCACGGTTAACGATAACAATGGAATTTCTTAA
- a CDS encoding response regulator, with translation MTIIDNPKILIAEDVESNFLYLSAVLSKIKAKIYWAKNGKEAIEIFNREEVDLVLMDLQMPEMNGYEATKIMKAQRPDLPIVAQTAFAMSDDREKALDAGCDDYLAKPIKSKDLLNTVEKYMHV, from the coding sequence ATGACAATAATAGATAATCCTAAAATACTTATTGCAGAAGACGTTGAATCCAATTTTTTATACCTGAGTGCTGTTTTAAGCAAAATTAAGGCGAAAATTTATTGGGCTAAAAATGGAAAGGAAGCAATTGAAATCTTCAATAGGGAAGAAGTTGATTTAGTATTGATGGATCTTCAAATGCCCGAGATGAATGGCTATGAAGCAACTAAAATCATGAAAGCCCAACGGCCCGACTTGCCAATTGTAGCGCAAACCGCCTTCGCCATGTCCGATGATCGGGAAAAGGCGCTGGATGCAGGTTGCGACGATTACCTGGCAAAGCCCATCAAATCCAAAGACCTTTTAAACACAGTAGAAAAATACATGCACGTTTAA
- a CDS encoding dCMP deaminase family protein: protein MENKQFLLDQRYLKMATIWAQNSYCKRRQVGALLVKDKMIISDGYNGTPSGFENICEDDNNKTKPYVLHAEANAITKVAKSSNSSEGGTMYVTSSPCLECAKLIIQAGIKRVVFTDSYRLEDGINLLKRADIEVVQVVMDE from the coding sequence ATGGAAAATAAACAGTTTTTGCTTGATCAACGTTATTTGAAGATGGCCACTATTTGGGCTCAAAATTCGTATTGTAAGCGACGCCAGGTTGGTGCACTTTTGGTGAAAGACAAAATGATCATTTCCGATGGCTATAATGGAACGCCGTCTGGCTTCGAAAATATTTGCGAAGACGACAATAATAAGACAAAACCATACGTGCTTCATGCCGAGGCCAATGCGATTACAAAGGTTGCAAAATCAAGTAACAGCAGCGAGGGTGGTACCATGTACGTTACGTCATCTCCTTGCCTAGAATGTGCTAAGCTGATTATTCAAGCCGGAATCAAACGTGTTGTGTTTACCGATAGTTACCGGTTGGAAGATGGCATCAACTTACTGAAGCGAGCTGACATTGAGGTCGTTCAGGTTGTAATGGATGAATAA